Proteins encoded together in one Amblyomma americanum isolate KBUSLIRL-KWMA chromosome 1, ASM5285725v1, whole genome shotgun sequence window:
- the LOC144113089 gene encoding uncharacterized protein LOC144113089 isoform X2, translating into MSECCYFMLGGANPGLPRAFMYAFNMFWFTLVAVSALMGSLVHKGYYFISIGCVMLIVITCASYSIYRTCMGRRLRPVAPASDADGNDSLFGPPPPYEAVMIRQPDGPPDYTEAICINTAPKESLPGNVESERLLSDEPQPTAVEVEK; encoded by the coding sequence AATGCTGCTACTTCatgctgggcggcgcgaacccgGGGCTGCCCCGTGCCTTTATGTACGCATTCAACATGTTCTGGTTCACGCTGGTGGCCGTCTCCGCCCTCATGGGATCGCTGGTGCACAAGGGCTACTACTTCATCAGCATCGGCTGTGTCATGCTGATCGTGATTACCTGCGCCTCCTACAGCATCTACCGGACGTGCATGGGCCGGCGCCTCCGGCCCGTTGCTCCGGCCTCGGACGCGGACGGTAACGACTCTCTCTTCGGCCCGCCACCCCCGTACGAGGCGGTCATGATCAGGCAGCCTGACGggccccccgactacaccgaaGCGATCTGCATCAATACCGCGCCAAAGGAATCCCTGCCGGGTAACGTGGAATCGGAGCGCTTGCTTTCTGACGAGCCGCAGCCGACCGCCGTGGAGGTTGAGAAGTAA
- the LOC144113089 gene encoding uncharacterized protein LOC144113089 isoform X1 yields the protein MDASYVECCYFMLGGANPGLPRAFMYAFNMFWFTLVAVSALMGSLVHKGYYFISIGCVMLIVITCASYSIYRTCMGRRLRPVAPASDADGNDSLFGPPPPYEAVMIRQPDGPPDYTEAICINTAPKESLPGNVESERLLSDEPQPTAVEVEK from the coding sequence AATGCTGCTACTTCatgctgggcggcgcgaacccgGGGCTGCCCCGTGCCTTTATGTACGCATTCAACATGTTCTGGTTCACGCTGGTGGCCGTCTCCGCCCTCATGGGATCGCTGGTGCACAAGGGCTACTACTTCATCAGCATCGGCTGTGTCATGCTGATCGTGATTACCTGCGCCTCCTACAGCATCTACCGGACGTGCATGGGCCGGCGCCTCCGGCCCGTTGCTCCGGCCTCGGACGCGGACGGTAACGACTCTCTCTTCGGCCCGCCACCCCCGTACGAGGCGGTCATGATCAGGCAGCCTGACGggccccccgactacaccgaaGCGATCTGCATCAATACCGCGCCAAAGGAATCCCTGCCGGGTAACGTGGAATCGGAGCGCTTGCTTTCTGACGAGCCGCAGCCGACCGCCGTGGAGGTTGAGAAGTAA